The Impatiens glandulifera chromosome 3, dImpGla2.1, whole genome shotgun sequence genome contains a region encoding:
- the LOC124931229 gene encoding protein MIZU-KUSSEI 1: MAKITSSSSSQESFSKRHFHWTNKVSNESEQEQQQQQQKEEQHEEDDQIHPNNQKETKPIISHDQIPKHHNNQPSQSQRRKIKSLAISRLRSVFLNAFAKTRQLNPGLGNRVVGTLFGHKRGHVHFAFQKDANSPPAFLVELATPISGLVKEMASGLVRIALECNKKEPGLVSEEESGAAAAIGKRLLEEPRWRTYCNGKRCGFATKKECGPREWKLLKAVEPISMGAGVLPKMKEDGDDDRGGDGEDNGEGEIMYMRAKFERVVGSRDSEAFYMMNPDSNVAPELSIYLLRV; this comes from the coding sequence ATGGCTAAGATAACATCATCTTCCTCTTCCCAAGAATCATTCTCCAAGAGACACTTCCATTGGACAAACAAAGTCAGCAACGAATCAGaacaagaacaacaacaacaacaacaaaaagaagaacaacatgaagaagatgatcaaatTCATCCAAATAACCAAAAAGAAACAAAACCCATCATTTCCCATGATCAAATCCCTAAACATCACAACAATCAGCCATCCCAGTCGCAGAGGAGAAAAATTAAGTCTTTAGCCATTTCAAGGCTGAGATCAGTCTTCCTCAACGCCTTCGCCAAGACACGCCAACTGAATCCAGGTCTGGGGAATCGTGTAGTCGGGACTCTGTTCGGCCACAAACGCGGCCACGTCCATTTCGCGTTTCAGAAGGACGCGAATTCCCCCCCTGCGTTCTTAGTTGAACTGGCAACCCCAATCAGCGGTCTTGTTAAAGAAATGGCATCTGGGTTAGTCAGGATAGCACTTGAATGTAATAAGAAGGAACCTGGGTTAGTTTCTGAGGAAGAATCAGGGGCTGCGGCGGCGATTGGGAAGCGATTGCTAGAAGAACCGCGATGGAGGACTTACTGTAATGGGAAGAGGTGTGGATTTGCGACGAAAAAGGAATGTGGGCCAAGAGAGTGGAAATTGCTGAAAGCTGTTGAACCTATTTCAATGGGAGCTGGGGTTTTGCCGAAGATGAAGGAAGACGGCGATGATGATCGCGGCGGCGACGGCGAGGATAACGGGGAAGGAGAGATTATGTATATGAGGGCGAAATTTGAAAGGGTTGTGGGTTCTAGAGATTCTGAAGCGTTCTATATGATGAATCCTGATAGTAATGTTGCTCCTGAACTCAGTATCTATCTATTAAGAGTTTAG